ACATTAAcgttaacaaaggtcttacaagACAGGGTGGAGGTTACTGGTTTTCATTAGTGTTTCTCACAAATTAATAGTAGGCTACCTgtcgtgttttgttttgctgaaagaaattaaaatgattaaaacctGAACAAACTGTCAAAATTTCAAAGAAATCTCAAATCTCATTTGAAATCTCAGTAAGTTACCTGCTGAATAGAGAAAAAAGTTGATTCTTACTTCTGTTCTGTTGAAGGCCGTGCTTGTGTGCTCGTGAGGTTCCCATAGTGCCCGTGGTTTAAACTTGATCCTTGCCAAAGATGTcataaaaaataacttaatggTATTAATAACCGTATGGTATTTTGGCCAACTGGATACCATATTAAAGTGTTGTTAGCCTCTTGTGATTAAATTCATGATTTGTATTGCGTGTCTTGATGTATATTTCTCGGcactacattaaaataaagtccTTAAAAAGTGTTTTGTATGAGACCAAAAATGAGTTtccactagagggcgcatggCGGATGAACCATCCGAATCCTTCATTTAGTCTCATTCATATATATAGGCGTTTTTTTTTCGCCTTATTTGGGATATTTCTACACGAAGACACAATTACAATGAACAATATGAGcattaattattacttttaaatagatacagtaaaaaaattttttttaaaaatgatgtgATGTGATTTTAATCTGAATGTAATTAACATTTTACCCACAAGATGGCGCAAAAAgcttacaataaaaaatatatttgacattCATGGCCTAACGGGGCTGTTCACAACAAAactaatgtttttattaataaaatataaaagtcaaGATAACATTAATGACTAATAGTACTCATACATTTATAAGTAcactatttttttatgttttgaaagaactATCTTTTGTATGGAAGCCAAGACTgcctttatttgatcaaaaccaTTCACTAAAACAGAATTACAATTTgaaatgttgtgtttgtttgtgtgtttgttttcttatagaacaatatatatgtatatataagaatgttttaacatatagcatatatatatatatatatatatatatatatatatatatatatatatatatattaccgctcaaaagtttgggatcggtaagatttttaatgtttttaaaagaagttttgtctgctcaccaaggcttaatttatttaattaaaaatacagtaaaacagtaatattgtgaaaaattattacaatttaaaataactgttttctatttgaatatattttacaaagtaatttattctagtgttggcaaagctgaattttcagcatcattactacagtcttcagtgtcacatgatccttcagaaatcattctaatatgatgattagttcctcaataaatatttgttattattatcaatgttgaaaacagttgtgtactctttttttttcaggattccttgattaatagaaagttcaaaagaacagcatttatctgaaatacaaagcttctgtagcattatacactaccgttcaaaagtttggggtcagtaagaatttttatttgtttgaaaagaaattaatacttttattcagcaaggatgcattaaatcaatcaaaagtgacagtaaagacatttataatgttacaaaagattagatttcaaataaacactgttcttttgaactttctattaatcaaagaatcctgaaaaaaaatattgtacacaaatattttgtacaattgtaaacaataaatgtttcttgagcagcaaattgacatattagaatgatttctgaaggatcatgtgacactgaagattaacgatgctgaaaattcagctttgccaacacaagaataaattacattttaaaatattttcaaatagaaaatattattagattagatatttcacaatattactgtttttactgtatttttaattaagtaaatgcacccttggtgagcagacgaaacttcttttaaaaacattacaaatcgtaccgaccccaaacttttgagcggtagtgtatatatgtatgtgaatGTTAAAATTACGTTAGGTTCCTGTGACGGGTAGATTTATGTATAGTGTAGGGAAGGGCCATACTATAGTGACTTTTAAGATTTTGTCAAACATATGACTTTTAAGATGTCCTTTAGTCAGACCCCACAATGTCGTAAATTCCTCATCTTACTATCTTAATGGGGTCATTTGGACCCCACAAAGTAATATAAACAAggatgtgtgtgtaagtgtaatttattcctgtgatggcaaagctgaattttactTAAAGACCACAGTACAGTGTACATATTAGGACTTCCTGAGACCTGaagccttttagtctgaggcatGACGCCTTTTCGTTGTATGACTGAGGTGTGaggaagtcctaaaatgtacACCGTACTGCAGACCTTTAAATGgtgttgtgtgtgtctgtgcttgtttatatgatttatgaggacacaaatttgtataatgacatgggtataaCACtggtattacaatgtaaaagtgtATTATGATTACATTTGTTGAGTCCTCATACTTAAAATGGCTTAaacacataaaaatgtaaataaaaaaatgcagttttctgattttttttaggGTAAAGAATATTACACCTATGGAATGTCTTCATAATGACAGGTGCAccaatatgtgtgtgtttaaataattGAGATTAATTAAATGCTTTTTGGAACACAATATAGTGTTGTATAGAGCAAGAATTagtgtttttaattatatagCGCTACAATCCAAACACAGTTATGATTTCGACTCGTTATATGAATTTATCACCCTCTCAAATTCATCATAAACTATCTGAAGGTGAACACATCAAGCAACAAGCATTTGACTTCAATATTCTGGATTCTTTATTCAGTTTATAGATGTATTTCCATTTGTAGTTTAGAGAATGAGAAGCATTagttttatttacaattatatttttaaaaacttcagCTCTGTACAGATTTGAACCCTGATAAGGACCAATATTTTTCAGACCTAGTGCGGTGTTAAAATGCAGAAAGCAAAAACCACATGAACAGAAAAAGACaatggaagaaaaaaagataTCAAATTATGAAcatttgaagaaaaaacaagaaacacAGTACAGTAATTTCTTCACCATTAGAGAGGGGTTTGCTGCTGTTAAAGTACATGACATTGTCAGCATCTCACTGCTCCAAATGCTAATGTGCTAACTGTTTTTAGACTATCATACACTAGACACCAATATATATCAACAATCTATAGTTATGTTCTCTATAAGATTCATATTAAATATACTCTACACATATGTAACCTTCGAATACAATTCCcatttggaaaaaatattaaaaagggATGAGGAGAAAGAAAAATTACACAGATTTAGAAATGAAACAGCACATGTTTCTGTATTGTGCAAACAAATTTTATATCTAACAGGGAGGAAACCAAGCCAAACTTCATTCCGTAGTTATCTTCTGGCTCCAAACGCAAGCATTAATTTACACCACTACACTTAGAAAATAAAGGGATAAATCTTACCCTTCCTGAAAGAGAGCAGCTCAGAACTATCTAAAGAGGGCAGACGCAACACTGTTTGACTGTCAAAACACAGCCGCAAATGTCACTGTTACTCATTATGCATTATTTAGACTTTCCATGAACTTctggagatctaccttcctGCAAAGTCCCAACTCCTGCGCTCCAAACACACCCGAACCGGCTAATCGAGCACCGGAACTTGTTAAAGCAGGACGCTGGATCTCCAGGACCAGAATGGGGCATTTAAAACACATGGAAACGTATAATAAACAATTCTAAAACGTTCATCAGGCACATCAATACTTGTTCTCCTGCGCTGAACTACATGTGGCGATTAGTATTTCATCAGGAGGGCGCGTGAAGCGGAGGTTAAACCGCCAGTGAAGCGTGTGCTATTATTTCAGACGTAGGTGACGGCATGCCTTCCCGCCTCCGCACCGGATCCGAGCCAAGCCTGGTGAGCACGTGGTGCGTCGTTAAATGTGAAAAGTTCATCAGACCCTGTGTAAATTCATTTCCCCCTCACACGTCTCCCTCCTGAGAGGAAGAATCAAGGGCAAGTCTCTTCTTccacactgaatcattcatgtTTGCCATGTGCAATAAAAAACGGGCCTCCTCCTTGTGCAAACCGGTAGAAGGGGAAGGAGTGcttgtctgtgtgtgagtgtgtgcatgaTGAAACGAGTTACAGGTCTGCTGGGTGTGCATGAAGGTAGAATGATGAGAAAAGATGTGTGTGGGGGTGACGGCAGGATGCGTTTTATTATCTGCTGCTCTCGAGGTTGGATTTTCTTGACGTCTTTTGGCTTAAATACGCACTATGCGTTCTCCGAGCCTGGTCTCGTTCTCTCTCgggtgtgatttttttttctttccaggTGAAGTGAAGCTCTCGTTCCGGTCAGGTGTGAGTAGTTGTGTTTAAGCAGCATGGGCGAAGGGTGATGGGACACACTCATTCTGAGGGATGAAGGGATGTATTTACAGGATCACACAACAGTTGCTCTCTCCAGTCTTTTCCCGGTTCCTTTGACCTGAAACGAAAACACAAGCAGTTAATACtactgcacaaaaacaaaacaatggttctgtttcaaaacctagtgagctgcctacataAACGacattttaaggcatcatagGCATTCTGTTTTGttcttaggccctgtttacacctggtatcaAGATGCGATTTGGTCGCAAGCAGATAAGGGAGATACgttcccgtttacacctgttgttttaatccgtctcttttgtcccctttcaaccacttctgtcctgatttcttcaaggggagggtctatgggtggaTAAATATATGGGCTTTATtagatctttcaatctaatggacaaaataagcttgcacaATTTATACATGAATGCACCCAGAGACGACGGAAACACAtacggagagcagcagctttcatttctgctccGACCGTCGCAAGACCACGCCGaatgctgtgagtgtgtgttagaaatcaggaatggtgagacaacattgtgcttggtacgtttTTCATCTTGAAACCAAACTTGGAtcttcagctgacaaagtttaaatcccatctggttagcgcgcttcccataatgtttaggcgttaggtcagtaggcggcgagtaggtggtcttttgtggctgttaaaacgcattcgaccacatgaaCATCTACACTACAAAAGCAATCCAGTCGAATGTGTTTCTACCTCTGGAAGTGCTCAAAAGTGGACAcgctcaaaacattttacacaCGGTTAAtcctgtatttagcgtcgtccacttgtgattccatcaaccaaaatgcatcttaaagggatagttcacacaaaaatgaaaatttgatgtttatctgcttacccccaggtgaCTTTtattcttcagtagaacacaaatgatgatttttaactgcaaccgctgccgtctgtcagtcaaatccatagacaaatccaaattaaaccctgcggctcgtgacgacacattgatgtcctaagacacgaaacgatcggtttgtgcgagaaactgaacagtatttatatcattttttacctctaaaacaccactatgtccaactgcattcagcactcgcttagtgaggtctgatcgcgctctgacattggcagtgatgtctcgcgcgtatacttcgtcacgagccgcagggtttaatttggatttgcaaggtttttcgactcttattgatccaagttcccattcactcccattatttgactgacagacggcaacggttggagttaaaaatcatcatttgtgttctactgaagaaacaaagtcacctacatcttggatgcgctgggggtaagcagataaacatcaaattttcatttttgggtgaactatccctttaataccaggtgtaaacagggccttagaaAGGTAGGCAACATAGTTATGTTCCCTTTTAAGATGCATATTTCTGCATATATTCTTTACACAGAAGACAATCCCAGACTGCATCCTTGAAAAGCTTGGTGCAGGATGGTGGGCAAAGAGAGAGAAGTGTAAGTAAatctaatatttaatataaaaaggTACCGTTAAAAATAGCTTTATTAAAAGCTATTAAAAATGAATAGCTATTTTAATAGTACTTAATATGTGCCAGatactgtatttttatgcttattaGAGTAATATAGAAACAGCTTGTGTGAATTTTTTGTAAGGAGCATTGTTGAGAGTTTCTGAATTGCGTAACTGAATTGTGTGTGAATGTAACCGTgttaaggactcaaatacaggactgacaatcATATACTGTTGCTGTGTGAATGTGGCCTATATAAAATATTCCAAATCAATCATTTATGAGGATCTTTTTCAGTGACTTAAAAGGCAGCTACCCATGTAGGCAGCACTGAAGCTCACTAGGGTTTGGAGCAGAGCCATAGTTCTGATAAATAAGTCAGCAGGACCCTGCAAAAATTTTGTCAAAGCACAAAGTGCTTTaagcatttacaattttttattaaaacagaaattCACACTGCAATATTATTAATAGTTTAACAAGGGACATTGTGAATGTATGTGGTTTATACATGAGTAACTcttaaatgaaattttaaaaattacattttttaaatttaattaataatgttctcaCTGAATTCACCTGAAAATTATAAAGGAcacttgaagaaaaaaaatttgatatttgatacatttgaaatgtccctcaaactcaaattaatatataatatacatatattctTATATTTCTTTCTATTTTGAAACCAATAATCAATAAATAGTGCATCACTTGTCTctgaattttcatgaaaatgtgCCTACAGATcagcatttaaataaaaactgttaaaacTCAGCAAACATTAAATTCATAGTTATTTGTCTTCCTATTTTATCACCTACATGTTCATGCGACAGGGTCTTTTATATTTTGGtgataaaatactttaaaacttCTGAAAGACTGAAATATTGCCAGAGGTTGAGAATGATCCACATATAAATTTGTgatttttgaagaaagtgaAGGCTGCAGTTAGGCAGGGAGCGTGTGAAAAAGTAAAGGAGGAGTGGACAGAAAAGAGAAAGGGCAGAATGGTTACCTTGGGAATTTGGCTCAGGCAGCGTCTCTCTGGCAACTAAATGCATCACTGTGGTTTTTCCAAGAGGCAGTTTTAAAGCTGCAAGACACAAGGGAAAAAAGAGTGTTAGACTGAATGGACACACAAGAGACTAATGCAGCTGTACATCTGTGATACCAAAGTAACTTTTCAAGGGGATGAAGTCATAGGACAGAGGAACAGGATGACAAGTAAACCTCTGGATGAGAGTGCAGCAATTAAGCCTGTGCCTTATTGAGAGCCGTCACTGACTCTGAGACCATTGCTGCTGCCTTCTGCCCCACAGACAGACTCTGTCTGCATGCCTTGGTTCTCTTGAATCAAGAAGGTGTCAGCGTGTATTATCAAAGTGACACTTCTTTGGCAAACCCTGCCTGCGCGCCACTATCACATCATCAGCCAAACAGTTCAGAAATAGGAGCTGGTTGTGAGTTTTTATTCAATCATTGTTATTCAGCTATGGGAAATGTTTGCCCAGGCAAAACATTGCAAAACCCATTAGATATGAGTAAACAGTCTAATAGTTAAGCTTTTCACATGTcacaaatatttataaaatatatataatctcAAAAGAGACCCTATTTTAAGTGTAATAAGAGAAAAACATACTTATATAGTCTTAACTAATCACAGTTTAGCTAAGATTACCTGacagacagacgacagacagacgacagacagacactagggctgggacaatacatcgattCTCGATCGATACAATGAATCTGGATTGATCCTCATATTttctctcgaatcgattctgagcttagttttaacagcagatggcgctctaggctagtttttaactgcACACTCTCAAACGCTCACTAAGAAGACTGCTGGACAGCTCTCGTGCATTCGGCTGAGTCACgtaagtggttaaatatacACCTcagctcagaatgcttttatgatgtaAGATAAATGTAAACACAGCCCACTGCAATTCACTTCAAtcttttcgaactttatgaataattattttaggtttaagtggtgtgtgtaaaagAATTAGAAGCAGGCAGTGTAcaagtgtttctaaagcacgtatagcagtgccatctgctgtttaaaaactaagctcagaatcgatttgagagagaatcgcgatacatcggaaaatatcagaattacTCCAGATTCTTTGTATCGAGAttcgatgtattgtcccagccctaacagacacagacagatagatatagacagacagacagacagacagacacagagaccgacagagatatagacagacagatagacagatatagataaatagatttacagacagacagaccgacagagatagatatagacagacagacagatagatttaCAGACAGACCAACAgagatatagacagacagatagacagatatagatagatagatttacaggcagacagactgacagagatagatatagacagacagacagacagacagatagatttacagacagacagaccgacagagatatagacagacagacagacagatatttacagacagactgacagagatagatatagacagacagatagatttacagacagacagacagacagatagatttaCAGACAGAgatatagacagatagatagacagatatagatagatttacagacagacagaccgacagagagacagaggtagatatagacagacagacagacagatagatttacagacagacagaccgacatagatagatagatagatagatagatagaaggaaaGACATATATATACTCATGCACTTTCTTACACGTTCACAAACCCACTCAATCTTTTATTGTTGCTTGAGGGATggccaaatgaataaaaaaaaatgcttcctGTTCACACCCAAAGAATTTCCTCTCCTCCCTGTTTTGTTTCCCTGATGACAGGTCTGTCGGCCAGTGCTTTCTTACTTTCATAGACTGCTCTCTTCCCTCAAAGCTCCATGAAAAACTCGCTGCCGCACTGAGAATATTTCTAAGTTTGTTTCATTAAGTGAATTCTATTCATGACTTGAGAATTGTAAAACGTAGGTGTATTGGGACTGAGAGCTGAATTTTTGGGTACGTCCTTACAATCAGCTGACTGTGATGTGGAATCAAACCGCAATGCACCCTGGCCCGAAATAAACCAAGACAAAGCCAAATTAGTTATCTGTGCAATTATAAAACTCCAATGGGACATAGCGAATTCACCTGGCAGAGAAAAATCCAGGCAACTTCTTATCTGTCAGACCCATGATTTGGGACTGAGAAGaatgatttaataaataatcaacAGTAACAGAGCATGTGTGATGTGATATAAATAATGGTAATGAGGAGCGTGGGAGGGCAGCTCACCTCCAAGCGTCACATTTCCGTGTAGGAATCGGCCCTGGTAGATGAGGCGCAGGATGTTCGGACTGCTCACTTGTTCCTCCTCCCAGTCTGTTAAAGACAAAACGAATTAGAGGGATTCATGATTGTGTTGCACACAAAATATACAAATCTGAAGCCAAACAAGAAACAGACCATAATGCAAGTCATTatgcacagaagaaagaaagtcaaaggtttggaacaacatgagggtgagtgtaCGATGAGTAAATGAAGAAAAAGGGCTTTTTCTTTTGGGGGCACTTTTCTACTAGTCTTTCCACATTACTCCTTCCTTAGATTTTCACTAGTTCACTTGGTTTTCTCGTCATTCATTTATCCATTCATACGACCCACCCATCTCGCTCATTCTTGACTCAATCCAAATGGAGACTCAGTCACAAGACTCAAGTGAGGGTCAATCTGTGTCCTCATAAGGTTGAGCTCTGCTGTGCTCGTCTGCTATGAATAAAACTCTGATTCAATCCCAGACCACCCCGACGGAGTTTAAGAACTGTATAACAAAGAAAGCCTTTCTTTTTGCAGTATTCCTTTGCTTTTTTCATCAATATTCTTTATAATTAAGGGCTGATGACTCTAATAAGAGCTATTCAAAGcaagaaattaaaattaaatgaacttaaatgaacCCTGAATTGAATTGGAGCAAGAAATGgtaataaaaatgtacaattcCTGCTAAAAATGCTGCCTAAGTTGGTGTGCTGGTCTCAGACTGGCTTAAGATGGTTTAGCTAGTCAGTTAGCTCCAAAAACCGACAAAACAGACCCATTAGTTAGCTTGACTGGGCTTGAAGAGCAGATATCCAGCAGGGATGGTATTGCCATGTTTTTGGAACATATAACCATGGTAAAATCATGTTCTGCCTTTTTTTATTGATATGCTAACCATTCAGTGCCGTGTACACTACCGTTcgaaaaatttggggtcagtaagttttttgtAATGAAGAAAGAATCTGatactttttttattcagcaaggatgcctCAAAACTGAGCAgtgaaagacatttataatgttacaaaagatttctatttcaaataatgctgttcttttgaactttatattcatcaaagaatcatgaaaaaatgtatcatggtttccataaaaatattaaaagcgcagtaagcgatttctgagaaaagctgttgatatttgaaatcaccaaaacaaacacgccCCTCCACAAAAGGATCACACCCCTAACTTGATAGCTCCGCCCTCAAATTCACAAACGCGGCATGCAAAACAGGCACCTCCTCCCTAATGACTGTATTTGCagcttactgctgattggctacaagtgtatTTTGGTGCTCGGTTCGATCTACtttcaacagtgtttttcagaaattgcttactgcatctttaagcagcaaaactgttttcaacattgataatatagtattaagaatttttttgaGAACCAAATCACTatcttagaatgatttctgaggatcatgtgacactgaagaactggagtaatggctaaacaatattattgttttttaatcaaataaatgtgcaGCCTTGGGTAAGAATAAAAGGCttcttcaaaaaacattaaacatcttaccaaccccaaaccttttaacagtagtgtatatatcaACATACCATGGTTTTATACCGTCACTACACCATGGTACCGCCACAGTATGTTTTTTAGAGGTCAATCAGATGGAAAATGCTAAACCTGAGCTTGTGGCCACATCCCTGAAAGCACTTGCAGTTTCAGATGGGTTGCCAAGGCACGGTGGAGAAACAGATGAAAGAGGAGTCTGGATACCATCTGCTCTTCTCTAAAATTCAGAAGTagcagtatgtgtgtgtataataacCTGCAAATTTACTAGAACAGTATCTGTGGAATATTTGAATGCAAACCACACAGTCCTCGGGCACAGGCGGAGAGACGGCTAGACAGATgtataaacacacaaactcagacgcactgtttttttcccctgaatAATGTCATTGACTTTAGGTCAGCGTACAGTGAGTGGAATCTAGCTCTGCATGGGATTACCACTCAGTCAGACTCAGATTTGTCTGCGGCACAGATTAtctgaaaacagaaaaaggTTGTAAAGAGGAATCTACTCAATGCCAGGAAACAAAAGCCTGAAAATCCTTCACAAGAGCCAACAGTTTCTGCTAAGGGAAcgcattcaaaacaatatgtgtgtgttttaagaTGAATCATCACGCACCCATTGGCCAGTTGTCGTACACGTGCTTGGCGATGTCGGCCGCAGAGTCATTTGGCGAGAACAGGAACTCCTTTGTTTTTCCACTCACCAAGATGAGCCTCAAGTTGatctgaaacacaaacacaaacaatagAGACGTTAGAAGCTCAGTCAGAATCCACACCACACTTCCTCGACATCGACACGAAATGAAATTTGCAACCCATTTTAACTCGTAGTGTGACGTATTTCCAGGTTTCATGCCAGAATGGAGCCAGAACTGAGTGTTAGTTTGCTAAAACAATGCCTATATAGCTATTATGCTACTGGCAGTCCCACACGGAAACTGTGCACACATAACTTTGGAGAAAGATCTGCATATTTTCACAGAATTAAAAAGCCTGTCAGACAGAAAGCTTCACAATCTCATGACActtgtgtatatttatttataaactaaATTGACTAATTTAATTATGCTTTTAGCTACCAATAAGAGTATAGTGTTCTCAGTTCCATTTAACTGCAAAAA
This genomic stretch from Megalobrama amblycephala isolate DHTTF-2021 linkage group LG2, ASM1881202v1, whole genome shotgun sequence harbors:
- the ubl3a gene encoding ubiquitin-like protein 3a, with product MTGNIPVDMINLRLILVSGKTKEFLFSPNDSAADIAKHVYDNWPMDWEEEQVSSPNILRLIYQGRFLHGNVTLGALKLPLGKTTVMHLVARETLPEPNSQGQRNREKTGESNCCVIL